A single region of the candidate division WOR-3 bacterium genome encodes:
- a CDS encoding Glu/Leu/Phe/Val dehydrogenase: MSVTAAVVRSRRVGSSPPERPRRSVYDNVTAQFNKAADLMRLDANIRKILSTTMNEVVVHFPVKMDDGRVEVFTGYRVQHNNALGPFKGGLRFHPAVDIDEVRALATWMTWKSAIADIPFGGGKGGIQMDPSRYSLTELERITRRFTFALGNTIGPEYDIPAPDVNTNAQIMAWILDTYQSMMPAHERQRMLHVVTGKPIESGGSLGRDKATGQGVVFLIREWAKDNKFDLNGATYTVQGFGNVGSWAARLLKPLGARLVAVEDVTGAITNQEGIDPDDLASYVRKNGGVAKYPKASPASHLEFLRAKADIFIPAALEEQITGTTAPLLNVRLVAEGANGPTDPDGDRVLRERGIGLLPDILCNSGGVIVSYFEWLQNKRSESWELQEVDCKLYKRIVGAYQRVRAAAEKYDVDWRTAAYIVALSRLEKVYKERGIFP, translated from the coding sequence ATGAGTGTCACTGCAGCAGTTGTGCGCAGTCGCAGAGTCGGTTCGAGCCCGCCAGAACGTCCGCGACGGAGTGTCTACGATAACGTTACGGCGCAGTTCAACAAGGCCGCGGACCTGATGCGGCTTGACGCCAATATCCGCAAAATACTTTCGACCACGATGAACGAAGTGGTCGTGCATTTCCCGGTGAAAATGGATGACGGTAGGGTAGAGGTCTTTACCGGCTATCGAGTTCAACACAACAATGCACTAGGGCCGTTCAAGGGCGGGCTGCGCTTTCATCCGGCGGTTGATATTGACGAGGTGCGGGCACTGGCCACTTGGATGACTTGGAAGTCGGCCATCGCCGACATACCGTTTGGCGGTGGCAAGGGTGGAATACAGATGGATCCCTCTCGCTATTCGTTGACCGAACTCGAGCGCATCACCCGGCGTTTCACCTTTGCGTTGGGCAACACCATCGGACCGGAATACGACATTCCGGCCCCGGACGTAAATACCAACGCCCAGATAATGGCATGGATACTTGATACCTACCAGTCCATGATGCCGGCGCACGAACGTCAGCGGATGCTGCACGTCGTCACGGGCAAACCCATCGAGTCGGGCGGCAGTCTGGGTCGGGACAAGGCCACGGGACAGGGCGTGGTGTTCCTAATTCGCGAGTGGGCCAAGGACAACAAGTTTGACCTGAATGGTGCGACCTACACAGTGCAGGGCTTCGGCAACGTCGGCTCATGGGCCGCACGACTTCTGAAGCCTCTGGGTGCGCGGCTGGTTGCGGTCGAGGACGTTACTGGAGCCATAACTAACCAGGAAGGAATCGACCCAGATGACTTGGCCAGCTATGTGAGGAAGAATGGGGGCGTGGCCAAATACCCGAAGGCCTCGCCAGCAAGTCACCTGGAGTTCTTGCGTGCTAAGGCTGACATCTTCATCCCGGCCGCGCTGGAGGAGCAGATAACCGGAACAACCGCACCGTTGCTCAACGTTCGGCTGGTGGCTGAGGGTGCAAACGGCCCGACTGACCCAGATGGTGACAGGGTGCTGCGGGAACGAGGCATAGGCCTCTTGCCCGATATCCTGTGCAACTCGGGTGGCGTCATCGTCAGCTACTTTGAGTGGCTTCAGAACAAGCGCAGCGAGTCCTGGGAGCTCCAGGAGGTTGACTGCAAGCTGTACAAGCGCATCGTCGGTGCATATCAACGCGTGCGGGCAGCAGCTGAGAAGTACGACGTTGACTGGCGGACCGCGGCCTACATCGTTGCTCTGTCGCGACTGGAAAAAGTCTACAAGGAACGCGGCATCTTCCCGTGA
- a CDS encoding sigma-54 dependent transcriptional regulator, which translates to MSAGKKRETLLVVDDAPATLEVLERNLSAAGFQVYTVAAAVEALRILEQAKVDLVITDLKMPGVSGLDLVRHVRENCPDTEVMMITGYATVEGAVHAIKTGAEEYLAKPFTDEELLAAVERALAKLHLRRAARPEAGTSLPSRYGLLGRSDAMKKVMDSVAKAASTSATVLITGESGTGKELVARAIHYSSARASAPFVPVNCGGIPESLFESELFGYVKGAFTGASETRAGFFQTAEGGTIFLDEISEMSAAMQVKLLRVLQDKEVCMVGDSRVRKVDVRILAATNKDLLGLAQKGAFREDLFFRLNVIVIPVPPLRDRGGDIMLLARHFAEKFAREFGKPVPEFSDKAARVLLGYAWPGNVRELENLVQRLVVMTDSAVIDVPELPEHMRFSALREVGLGRTLAEVEAEHIRNVLASVGGNKTRAAEILGIDRKTLRDKLSRQNTTTES; encoded by the coding sequence ATGTCAGCCGGCAAGAAGCGAGAAACCCTGCTTGTAGTGGACGATGCTCCGGCAACGCTCGAAGTGTTGGAGCGGAATCTGAGCGCAGCCGGATTTCAGGTTTACACCGTGGCAGCCGCAGTCGAGGCCTTACGGATTCTGGAACAGGCGAAGGTTGACCTTGTGATAACCGACTTGAAGATGCCCGGCGTGAGCGGGCTGGACTTGGTCCGGCACGTACGGGAAAACTGTCCTGATACCGAAGTGATGATGATTACTGGCTACGCGACGGTAGAGGGCGCGGTGCACGCAATCAAGACCGGAGCTGAGGAATATCTGGCCAAACCTTTCACTGATGAGGAACTCCTTGCTGCCGTGGAACGGGCACTTGCGAAGCTGCATCTGCGACGCGCAGCACGGCCTGAGGCCGGGACCTCGTTGCCCAGCCGTTACGGTCTGCTCGGTAGGTCAGATGCAATGAAGAAGGTGATGGACTCGGTAGCCAAGGCAGCTTCGACCTCGGCCACGGTGCTGATAACCGGTGAAAGCGGTACAGGCAAAGAGCTCGTGGCCCGGGCGATTCACTATTCGAGTGCGCGGGCTTCGGCCCCGTTCGTGCCGGTGAACTGCGGTGGCATACCGGAGAGCCTTTTTGAGAGCGAACTGTTTGGCTATGTGAAAGGAGCCTTCACCGGCGCGAGCGAAACCAGGGCCGGATTCTTCCAGACCGCTGAGGGCGGCACTATCTTCCTGGACGAGATTAGCGAGATGAGTGCGGCGATGCAAGTCAAACTCCTGCGTGTACTTCAGGACAAGGAAGTGTGCATGGTCGGCGACAGCCGCGTGCGAAAAGTTGACGTCCGGATACTTGCCGCCACGAACAAAGACCTGCTTGGGCTAGCTCAGAAAGGTGCGTTTCGTGAGGACCTCTTCTTCAGGTTGAACGTGATAGTGATTCCAGTCCCACCGTTGCGCGACCGGGGTGGAGACATCATGCTTCTGGCCCGGCATTTCGCCGAGAAGTTCGCGCGCGAGTTCGGCAAGCCAGTACCAGAGTTCTCGGACAAGGCGGCACGCGTATTGCTGGGGTATGCCTGGCCGGGTAACGTTAGGGAACTGGAGAACCTTGTCCAGCGCCTCGTGGTAATGACGGACAGCGCGGTCATTGATGTGCCTGAACTGCCCGAGCATATGCGTTTCTCAGCACTGCGCGAAGTTGGTTTGGGCCGTACCTTGGCCGAGGTAGAAGCCGAGCATATTCGTAACGTGCTTGCAAGCGTCGGCGGAAACAAGACTAGGGCTGCCGAGATACTGGGCATTGACCGTAAGACCCTTCGTGACAAGCTAAGCCGGCAGAATACCACCACCGAATCCTGA